Within Halorussus sp. MSC15.2, the genomic segment ACTGCGACTTACAGGGGTGCGAATCTCTGTGCCCGTTTCTGACTCGTCTCGCTCGGCAGAAAACGGGCGTGACGGGAGTGAGCAAACGCGGTTTGTTTGCGAACCACGTCACGCCAGCGAGGCTAAGCGGAGCGAACCCGCACGCTTCGTTCTCGGTCTCGCGTTTCTCGACACGAGAACGGGCGTGACGGGATTCGAACCCGCGGTCAGGAGGTTAGGAACCTCCTGCCCTATCCACTAGGCCACACGCCCCCGGGCGAAAAAAGGCGGATTATTCGGAGTCTGTGCTGGTGTTCGTCTCGGTCGCGGGTTCCGTCTCGGTCGCGGGTTCCGTCTCGGTGGCGACCGAGTCGGTGCCGCTCTCCTGCATCTCGCGGAGTTCGTTTTCGACTTCCTGACGCCCCTTCTTGAATTCGCCCATGGCCTCGCCCGTCGAGCGCGCGAGTTTCGGAATCTTGTTCGCGCCGAACAGCAGGACGGCGATGAGGAGAATCACCATCATCTCCATCCCGCCGGGCACGGGTCCGAACAGTGGAATCATCTGTACCATCTCTACGTTAGGATAGCTTATTCTGGATTATAGGCTTTTTGCTAGTTCCTCAGACGCGAGAAGACGGCCGAACGCGTCCGGCAGAGCCGTTGAACCGTCCGTCGAGTTCTGGTCCCCGTTGTGACGAAGGTCGTCGTACAGCGGTGCCTCTATCGGTAGGACGTCCGAGTGAGATTCGGAACTGTCTTTTCGTAGATGCGTGTAGTAATACACGTAATGGTAGACGTTGGCGACGACGCACCTGATTTCACTGCACCGCTCGCAAACGGCGACGTAACGGAGTTCACGTTCTCGGACACCCTCGACGAGGCACC encodes:
- a CDS encoding twin-arginine translocase TatA/TatE family subunit, producing MIPLFGPVPGGMEMMVILLIAVLLFGANKIPKLARSTGEAMGEFKKGRQEVENELREMQESGTDSVATETEPATETEPATETNTSTDSE